A single genomic interval of Malania oleifera isolate guangnan ecotype guangnan chromosome 11, ASM2987363v1, whole genome shotgun sequence harbors:
- the LOC131168689 gene encoding auxin-responsive protein SAUR71-like, with amino-acid sequence MSRPSESRDERKRSMLRLKILVAEVQKGLSILPYSNRQSAHPGFVKVGDEEEAEAEAESRKVPSDVKEGHFAVLAAAAEGGEPKRFIIGLKHLTNPAFLRLLEQAKEEYGFEQTGPLAVPCRPEELQKILEGRRS; translated from the coding sequence ATGTCTAGGCCTAGCGAGAGCCGAGACGAAAGGAAGAGAAGCATGCTGAGGCTCAAAATTTTGGTTGCAGAGGTGCAGAAGGGTCTCTCAATCTTACCATACTCCAACAGGCAGAGTGCTCATCCAGGTTTTGTTAAGGTTGgtgatgaagaagaagctgaagcTGAAGCTGAAAGCAGAAAGGTGCCAAGTGACGTGAAGGAAGGGCATTTTGCAGTGTTAGCAGCAGCAGCGGAGGGCGGAGAGCCAAAGAGGTTCATCATTGGGCTGAAACACCTAACAAATCCAGCATTCTTGAGACTGCTGGAGCAGGCCAAGGAGGAGTATGGGTTTGAGCAGACGGGGCCTCTTGCCGTCCCATGCCGACCCGAAGAGCTCCAGAAGATTTTAGAGGGCAGAAGATCATGA
- the LOC131168048 gene encoding thylakoid lumenal 15.0 kDa protein 2, chloroplastic, giving the protein MASLLGCTPWSLMPLTSSRHAFAPPVTSSILVHLSVPTSTFRKTINFGNWASACRSRSINFVLSGTLTLGLSLTGVGFADAKVGVNRPELLPKEFSPVIDVAGFLSDGQEKRLAQEIADIEKDTGFKLRLLAQNYPETPGLAIKGFWQVDDRTIVFVADPTFGNILNFNVGAAVDLDIPRSFWGRLAGKYGNIFYWKEKGEDASIEAAVMAISNCLREPVGPSNCVEVK; this is encoded by the exons ATGGCGTCTCTTCTGGGTTGCACTCCTTGGTCTCTCATGCCCCTGACCTCCTCACGACATGCGTTCGCACCGCCTGTTACATCATCAATCCTTGTTCATCTCTCTGTGCCAACCTCCAcattcagaaaaaccataaattTTGGCAACTGGGCTTCTGCTTGTCGATCAAGATCTATCAATTTCGTGCTCTCAGGAACACTCACTCTGGGATTATCTCTCACAg GAGTTGGCTTTGCTGATGCAAAAGTTGGTGTTAACAGGCCAGAATTGCTTCCTAAAGAATTTAGTCCAGTGATTGATGTTGCTGGGTTCCTATCTGATGGCCAG GAGAAAAGACTTGCACAAGAGATTGCTGATATTGAAAAAGATACTGGATTCAAGTTGAGGCTTCTAGCTCAGAATTATCCGGAAACACCAG GTTTGGCAATTAAAGGTTTCTGGCAAGTGGATGACAGAACTATAGTCTTTGTCGCTGACCCAACTTTTG GTAACATATTAAATTTCAATGTGGGGGCCGCAGTTGATTTAGACATACCACGTAGCTTCTGGGGTCGTTTGGCCGGGAAATATGGAAACATCTTTTATTGGAAAGAGAAG GGTGAAGATGCATCTATTGAAGCTGCTGTTATGGCAATATCAAATTGCTTGAGAGAACCTGTTGGCCCTAGTAACTGCGTGGAGGTAAAATAA